A region of Allocoleopsis franciscana PCC 7113 DNA encodes the following proteins:
- a CDS encoding Fur family transcriptional regulator, with amino-acid sequence MQHEAATVKPIRSLEDALNKCQILGMRLSRQRRFILELLWQAKEHLSAREIYDRLNQQGKAIGHTSVYQNLEALSSQGIIECIERSDGRLYGNVCDAHSHVNCLDTAQIIDVFVQLPADLLDQIEQQTGVRITEYKIDFYGYRTHTEEAAKSVN; translated from the coding sequence ATGCAACATGAAGCGGCAACTGTGAAACCCATTCGCTCATTGGAAGACGCCCTCAATAAATGTCAAATATTGGGGATGCGTTTGAGCCGTCAACGTCGCTTCATTTTAGAACTGCTTTGGCAAGCTAAAGAACATCTTTCAGCGCGAGAAATCTATGACCGATTAAATCAGCAAGGTAAAGCGATTGGTCATACTTCTGTATATCAGAATTTGGAGGCATTATCGAGTCAAGGCATTATTGAATGTATCGAGCGTTCGGATGGTCGTCTGTACGGCAACGTCTGTGATGCTCACAGCCATGTTAACTGCCTGGATACTGCTCAGATTATTGATGTTTTTGTCCAATTGCCCGCCGATTTGCTCGACCAAATTGAGCAACAAACCGGTGTGCGGATTACGGAGTATAAGATTGACTTCTACGGTTACCGAACCCATACCGAGGAGGCGGCAAAGTCCGTCAACTAA
- a CDS encoding shikimate kinase — MRKILYILIGPKGSGKTYIGSRINKNTDIKFLRVEPIWLKLAPGENGWETVEKEIDHEFQQHSRVMIESLGAGEGFNQMYSSLKNKYEIKLVKIYTDLEECLRRVRNRDNSEHIPVSDDKVEEYNKIAASINHKWDAIIDNNSLATDEHILRVINSI, encoded by the coding sequence ATGAGGAAAATACTATACATACTCATTGGTCCCAAAGGCTCAGGCAAAACCTATATTGGAAGTCGAATCAATAAAAATACAGACATAAAATTCTTAAGAGTAGAGCCAATATGGCTAAAATTAGCGCCGGGTGAGAATGGTTGGGAAACAGTGGAGAAGGAAATCGATCACGAGTTTCAGCAGCATAGCAGAGTAATGATTGAGAGTTTAGGGGCAGGAGAAGGATTCAACCAGATGTACTCGTCATTAAAAAACAAATACGAAATCAAGTTGGTGAAAATTTATACTGATTTAGAAGAATGTTTGAGAAGAGTGAGGAATAGAGACAATTCTGAACACATCCCCGTATCAGATGATAAAGTCGAAGAATACAATAAAATAGCAGCCAGCATTAACCATAAATGGGATGCGATTATAGATAATAATAGTCTGGCTACTGATGAACATATTCTGAGAGTCATTAACTCTATATAA
- a CDS encoding WD40 repeat domain-containing protein, with translation MLKHRLLIAEFIFLLASVIGWVIAVRTGLLIYAAVPVTIALLLNLLNRLRLEEQMKRRLTVAINQLERQLKQENYTVQEQQLEKAIASLKAQIPEYLAQIESSELDSSALKIIQFKGQLTGLEESLNSIVQYLNSASLPSRVERLEEVIASTTAELHWLERQLTDTTHSRSDQPQNPLPTLQPEGVPVVNESQHFTSDPTHSIPVESSTLAPFQDSVSVEESSDFSLPPQTWSLLNTLTGHLDWIHALAITPDGQTLVSGSFDKTIKVWHLPTRKLLHTLSKHTKGVLCLAISADGKILASGSFDEKIHLWRLDTGELIGTLKGHTSSVRSLAMSENGQMLISGSFDETIKLWRLDRGECLGNLSQWTGQVSAIALSSDGQTLASGGGDGIISLRLLDTTDGEINPSPAITLTGNLSSVCSLAMTSDGEILAAGCTDGNIKLWKLETLELLGIFTGHAGPVMSVVFSIDTPTLISASADGTVMIWHIKTGQQLGILRDDSAASVMAVAISSDGQWIASGGADSMIKIWQRD, from the coding sequence ATGTTGAAGCACCGTCTACTGATTGCAGAATTTATATTCCTCCTTGCCTCTGTGATTGGCTGGGTTATCGCCGTAAGGACAGGGCTGCTCATCTATGCAGCCGTTCCTGTTACGATCGCACTGTTACTGAACCTGCTGAATCGTCTCCGCTTAGAGGAGCAAATGAAGCGGCGGCTGACGGTAGCGATCAATCAACTAGAACGGCAACTGAAACAAGAGAATTACACCGTACAAGAACAGCAGCTAGAAAAAGCGATCGCCTCGTTAAAAGCTCAGATTCCAGAGTATCTAGCTCAGATAGAATCCTCGGAACTTGACTCCAGTGCTTTGAAAATTATCCAATTCAAAGGACAATTGACAGGCTTAGAGGAATCTCTCAATAGCATTGTGCAATACCTAAATAGTGCCTCTCTTCCCTCCAGAGTCGAGCGTTTGGAGGAGGTGATTGCCTCAACAACGGCTGAACTTCATTGGCTGGAACGTCAGCTAACGGATACTACACACAGCCGAAGTGATCAGCCTCAAAACCCATTACCAACTCTTCAACCTGAAGGCGTACCAGTTGTTAACGAATCTCAGCATTTTACGTCAGATCCTACTCATTCAATTCCTGTAGAATCGTCAACTCTTGCACCGTTTCAAGACTCTGTTTCTGTTGAAGAATCATCTGATTTCTCCCTACCTCCGCAAACTTGGAGTTTGTTGAACACCTTAACAGGACATTTAGACTGGATTCATGCCCTTGCCATTACTCCAGACGGGCAAACGTTAGTGAGTGGCAGTTTTGACAAAACGATTAAGGTGTGGCATTTACCCACTAGGAAACTCCTCCACACTCTATCGAAACATACTAAGGGAGTGCTTTGTTTAGCAATTAGTGCCGATGGCAAAATCCTAGCTAGCGGTAGTTTTGATGAGAAGATTCATTTATGGCGTCTGGATACGGGGGAGTTGATTGGCACATTGAAAGGTCATACCAGCTCAGTGCGATCGCTAGCCATGAGTGAGAATGGTCAAATGCTGATTAGTGGAAGTTTTGATGAAACCATCAAGCTCTGGCGTTTGGATCGGGGAGAATGTTTGGGTAATCTCAGCCAGTGGACTGGACAGGTATCTGCGATCGCACTGAGTTCCGATGGACAAACCCTTGCCAGTGGAGGGGGTGATGGAATCATTAGCTTACGGTTACTAGATACCACGGATGGAGAAATTAACCCTTCTCCTGCTATTACTCTTACGGGTAATCTGAGCTCCGTTTGCTCTCTCGCCATGACATCAGATGGTGAAATTTTGGCGGCGGGATGCACTGATGGAAATATTAAGTTGTGGAAGCTGGAAACCTTGGAACTTCTGGGTATATTTACAGGTCATGCAGGGCCAGTGATGTCAGTGGTTTTTAGCATAGATACGCCCACTTTAATTAGTGCTAGTGCGGACGGTACTGTGATGATTTGGCATATCAAAACGGGTCAACAGTTAGGTATTCTCCGGGATGATTCAGCCGCTTCAGTAATGGCTGTTGCTATTAGTTCGGATGGTCAATGGATTGCTAGTGGTGGTGCGGATAGCATGATTAAAATCTGGCAACGGGATTAA